One genomic segment of Amycolatopsis sp. Hca4 includes these proteins:
- a CDS encoding SpoIIE family protein phosphatase — translation MGHGLAAATVMGQLRSACRALLLEHPTPAAALAALDRFAARLPGAACTTAFCGVLTPETGELAYSSAGHPPPVLVHADRTTRLLEDGHSLPLGVRADLDRPEARVVIPPRGTLLLYTDGLVERRRRPLDEGITRVAELLESSATTTPDELADKLMTGLAPAAGYEDDVAVLIYRQPGPLELDFLADAGQLAPTRRALRGWLDRCGLDTEQIQNVLVATGEAVANAIEHGHRDTPGGPVRLNAIALADRVHVTVTDTGTWKPPQPSATSRRGRGMTLMRELVDEVSVHPTADGTTVHLHARIPA, via the coding sequence GTGGGGCACGGCCTGGCCGCGGCCACCGTCATGGGACAGCTGCGCAGCGCCTGCCGCGCCCTGCTGCTCGAGCACCCCACTCCGGCCGCCGCCTTGGCCGCACTGGACCGGTTCGCCGCGAGGCTGCCCGGCGCCGCCTGCACCACCGCCTTCTGCGGGGTGCTCACCCCGGAAACCGGCGAGCTGGCTTACTCCAGCGCGGGTCACCCGCCGCCGGTCCTGGTCCACGCCGACCGCACCACGCGGCTGCTGGAGGACGGCCACTCCCTGCCCCTGGGCGTCCGCGCCGACCTGGACCGGCCCGAAGCGCGGGTCGTCATCCCGCCCCGCGGCACCCTGCTGCTCTACACCGACGGCCTCGTGGAACGCCGGCGCCGCCCCCTCGACGAGGGCATCACCCGCGTCGCCGAGCTCCTGGAAAGCAGCGCCACCACGACGCCGGACGAACTCGCCGACAAGCTCATGACCGGCCTGGCGCCCGCGGCGGGCTACGAAGACGACGTCGCCGTGCTCATCTACCGCCAGCCCGGCCCGCTCGAGCTGGACTTCCTGGCCGACGCCGGCCAGCTGGCGCCCACCCGCCGGGCCCTGCGCGGCTGGCTGGACCGGTGCGGCCTGGACACCGAACAAATCCAGAACGTCCTGGTCGCCACCGGCGAAGCCGTGGCCAACGCGATCGAACACGGCCACCGGGACACCCCCGGCGGTCCCGTCCGGCTGAACGCGATCGCGCTGGCCGACCGGGTGCACGTGACCGTCACCGACACCGGCACGTGGAAGCCCCCGCAGCCGAGCGCGACCTCGCGGCGCGGCCGCGGCATGACCTTGATGCGGGAACTGGTGGACGAGGTCAGCGTCCACCCGACCGCCGACGGCACCACCGTCCACCTGCACGCGAGGATCCCGGCATGA
- a CDS encoding methyltransferase domain-containing protein, which produces MAGKDVYTHGHAEVVVASHAARTAASSAAYLLPLLRPGLDLLDVGCGPGSITVDLAEAVAPGRVRGIEITEAPLPAARANAARRGVSVEFAVDDAYALSDPDDSYDVAHAHQVLQHLSDPVAALREMRRVTRPGGVVAVRDADYGAFRWWPEDPRLDDWQDLYRTVARGNDAEPDAGRRLLAWAHEAGFTEVTPSASVWCYATPDERSTWGDMWAERIHSSVGKMALERGLATQADLDAIAQAWQNWAAHPDGWLLIPHGEVLARA; this is translated from the coding sequence ATGGCAGGGAAGGATGTCTACACGCACGGCCACGCCGAGGTCGTCGTCGCGAGCCACGCGGCGCGCACCGCGGCCAGTTCGGCGGCCTACCTCCTGCCCCTGCTCCGCCCGGGGCTGGACCTGCTCGACGTCGGCTGCGGTCCGGGCAGCATCACCGTCGACCTCGCCGAAGCCGTCGCGCCCGGGCGGGTGCGCGGGATCGAGATCACCGAAGCCCCGCTCCCCGCCGCCCGGGCGAACGCGGCTCGGCGTGGGGTGTCCGTCGAGTTCGCCGTCGACGACGCGTACGCGCTCTCCGATCCCGACGACAGCTACGACGTCGCCCACGCCCACCAGGTGCTCCAGCACCTGTCCGACCCCGTCGCCGCTCTCCGCGAGATGCGGCGGGTGACGCGCCCCGGCGGGGTGGTCGCCGTGCGCGACGCCGACTACGGCGCGTTCCGGTGGTGGCCAGAGGACCCCCGGCTCGACGACTGGCAGGACCTGTACCGCACCGTGGCCCGCGGCAACGACGCCGAGCCCGACGCCGGCCGCCGGCTGCTCGCGTGGGCGCACGAAGCCGGGTTCACCGAGGTCACGCCGTCCGCTTCCGTGTGGTGCTACGCAACCCCGGACGAACGCTCGACGTGGGGCGACATGTGGGCCGAGCGGATCCATTCCTCGGTCGGCAAAATGGCCCTCGAACGCGGCCTGGCCACCCAGGCCGACCTCGACGCCATCGCCCAGGCGTGGCAGAACTGGGCGGCCCACCCCGACGGCTGGCTGCTGATCCCCCACGGAGAAGTCCTCGCCCGCGCCTGA
- a CDS encoding polymorphic toxin type 4 domain-containing protein, translating to MRKHYHLPSAVTTADDLPAPERERLTAVVLDAVARAVHPVGLTGSTVTATPGRPPAREPFAGLRVTADGSAYATPSYDDGGRPVGVPLRSRSFPFRVRLDRRLDSAELLREFVRQYRHVAGAEAARLLDAEHWHWTGTPPEVTDADLARRYKVLHVVDHSLRLAHAAQQAANEQALAVLGAGQRDELNAEADRRFRAATGRTGQLGSGQEDRELAAYWLGVRDELLRERREIDALPPRIRDFLFTEGAPRAAGPADYAAVLRLAHKLAGLTDAELAGYPAKVDAHTTDWRRFEASVDRYLAQVARFREAGVTVESAKTALFEMDGLYELYKVWRAVGGMSGTYAAVDETRAHAIDAEFRAALAKHGLASPAAFEGLVSDFLAAFEDKTVLIGLELLDGYDRLLSLEQQRLEAPGAADRLVAALAGTRAKALYAEAEEKAGTARAIGPDPELHRYLGDDYARKTRLAAEAAQAQAAADELVTAAAAGPLAAEEGFDRAALAQAASAAEVLRVVRTYVTRHRNGVAATSAELKADRAFGYDLPPLHELSLRLQDIREGTLYFRIVEDRLKSRQARKSVTAIVLAVVTLAISVATAGTGTVALLGALAVFGLGAWQAVEAYQEYRRGHGAHLAGLVQDDPWFGWVLVAVAGAGIDLAGAAAAIRPAEPALRLAKTTGDAARLAADLKAAGISERLAAGIVAQFRGAVGLDAALRDLAAAAGGVNSAIGGVRGIGPMVRAAYYGIRQGIVSLDRFVLRLRAARLLAEGELSAGELIRLRAAFEQAGTAGRRIRTLGTELGLSEEQLSAVVDSWGANPAWTLAEVEGRLRAVATGNVRAAYESVLANRPVLDRELSTVEQRIAAAAGRPNPADLARWDELTARLSRLREIDSVSVAPRGGRIVEVSLDEAAPNFFETVAPVVPDPPVVLEFPDGTRVWRTAAGGPVRHESTLGGSLGRAGMERGMYSAGQHGNLPSGPSYERAHTLGQGTGFESPYGIFYAPEFVNQRLQNEGIEAYLRTVAAGAHPGETFRVFTKVRPHPDTLRLATIDYRLVRVDQAGAEEVASYSIVVSSSAEHPVVTAGALRFAPTSTGRAMATRFPIPPQLTTDARFAY from the coding sequence GTGCGGAAGCACTACCACCTGCCGTCGGCGGTCACCACCGCCGACGACCTGCCGGCGCCGGAGCGGGAGCGGCTGACCGCCGTCGTGCTGGACGCGGTGGCGCGGGCGGTCCACCCGGTCGGACTCACCGGCAGCACGGTCACGGCCACCCCGGGCCGGCCGCCGGCCCGGGAGCCGTTCGCCGGCCTGCGGGTGACCGCCGACGGTAGCGCGTACGCGACGCCCAGCTACGACGACGGCGGGCGTCCGGTCGGGGTGCCGCTGCGTAGCCGGTCGTTCCCGTTCCGGGTGCGGCTGGACCGGCGGCTGGACAGTGCCGAGCTGCTCCGGGAATTCGTCCGGCAGTACCGGCACGTGGCCGGCGCCGAGGCCGCCCGGCTGCTCGACGCGGAGCACTGGCATTGGACAGGGACGCCGCCCGAGGTCACCGACGCCGATCTGGCGCGGCGGTACAAAGTGCTGCACGTCGTCGACCACAGCCTGCGCCTCGCCCACGCCGCCCAGCAGGCGGCGAACGAGCAGGCGCTGGCCGTGTTGGGCGCCGGACAGCGCGACGAGCTGAACGCCGAGGCGGACCGCCGGTTCCGGGCCGCCACCGGCCGGACCGGTCAGCTCGGCAGCGGCCAGGAGGACAGGGAACTGGCGGCGTACTGGCTGGGCGTCCGCGACGAGCTGCTCCGGGAACGGCGGGAGATCGACGCGCTGCCGCCGCGGATCCGCGATTTCCTGTTCACCGAAGGGGCACCGCGCGCTGCCGGGCCGGCCGACTACGCCGCCGTGCTCCGGCTGGCGCACAAGCTAGCCGGGCTCACCGACGCCGAGCTGGCCGGGTACCCCGCCAAGGTCGACGCGCACACGACCGACTGGCGCCGGTTCGAGGCGTCGGTTGACCGGTATCTCGCCCAGGTGGCCCGGTTCCGCGAGGCGGGCGTCACCGTGGAAAGCGCGAAGACCGCGCTGTTCGAGATGGACGGGCTGTACGAGCTGTACAAGGTTTGGCGGGCCGTCGGCGGCATGTCGGGCACGTACGCGGCGGTCGACGAGACCCGCGCGCACGCGATCGACGCCGAATTCCGGGCGGCGCTGGCGAAGCACGGGCTCGCCTCGCCCGCCGCGTTCGAGGGGCTCGTCTCCGACTTCCTCGCGGCCTTCGAGGACAAGACCGTGCTCATCGGGTTGGAGCTGCTGGACGGCTATGACCGCCTCCTCAGCCTCGAACAGCAACGGCTCGAAGCCCCCGGTGCCGCCGACCGGCTGGTCGCGGCGCTGGCCGGTACCCGGGCCAAGGCGCTGTACGCCGAGGCCGAGGAGAAGGCCGGCACCGCCCGGGCCATCGGCCCCGATCCCGAGCTGCACCGCTACCTCGGCGACGACTACGCACGGAAGACCCGGCTGGCCGCGGAGGCCGCTCAGGCGCAAGCCGCCGCCGACGAGCTGGTCACCGCCGCGGCGGCCGGCCCGCTGGCGGCCGAGGAGGGCTTCGACCGGGCCGCGCTGGCCCAGGCGGCGAGTGCGGCCGAGGTCCTGCGCGTGGTCCGGACCTACGTCACCCGGCACCGCAACGGCGTCGCCGCCACCAGCGCCGAGCTCAAGGCGGACCGGGCGTTCGGCTACGACCTGCCGCCGCTGCACGAACTCTCGCTGAGGCTGCAGGACATCCGGGAAGGGACCCTCTACTTCCGGATCGTCGAGGACCGGCTCAAGTCGCGGCAGGCCCGCAAGAGCGTGACGGCGATCGTGCTGGCGGTGGTGACGCTCGCGATCAGCGTGGCCACGGCCGGCACCGGGACGGTGGCCCTGCTCGGCGCGCTGGCGGTGTTCGGGCTCGGCGCCTGGCAGGCGGTGGAGGCCTACCAGGAGTACCGCCGCGGGCACGGCGCCCACCTGGCCGGGCTGGTGCAGGATGACCCGTGGTTCGGCTGGGTGCTGGTCGCCGTCGCCGGTGCCGGGATCGACCTGGCCGGGGCGGCCGCGGCAATCCGCCCGGCGGAGCCGGCGCTGCGGCTGGCCAAGACCACCGGCGACGCGGCCCGGCTGGCCGCGGACCTCAAGGCCGCCGGGATCTCCGAGCGGCTCGCCGCGGGCATCGTGGCCCAGTTCCGCGGCGCCGTCGGCCTGGACGCGGCGCTGCGGGACCTGGCCGCGGCCGCCGGCGGGGTGAACTCGGCCATCGGCGGCGTGCGGGGCATCGGCCCGATGGTCCGGGCGGCGTACTACGGGATCCGGCAGGGCATCGTGTCGCTCGACCGGTTCGTCCTGCGGCTGCGGGCCGCCCGGCTCCTCGCCGAGGGCGAGCTGAGCGCCGGGGAACTGATCCGGCTGCGCGCGGCCTTCGAGCAGGCCGGTACCGCCGGGCGCCGGATCCGCACGCTCGGCACCGAACTGGGCCTGTCCGAAGAGCAGCTGTCCGCCGTCGTCGATTCCTGGGGCGCCAACCCGGCCTGGACGCTGGCCGAGGTCGAGGGACGGCTGCGCGCGGTCGCCACCGGGAACGTCCGCGCGGCGTACGAGTCCGTGCTGGCGAACCGGCCCGTGCTCGACCGCGAACTGTCCACAGTGGAGCAGCGGATCGCCGCCGCCGCGGGGCGGCCGAACCCGGCGGACCTCGCGCGCTGGGACGAGCTGACCGCGCGGCTGTCGCGGCTTCGCGAGATCGACTCGGTCAGCGTGGCACCGCGCGGCGGGCGGATCGTCGAGGTGTCCCTGGACGAGGCCGCCCCGAACTTCTTCGAAACCGTGGCCCCGGTCGTCCCCGACCCGCCGGTGGTACTCGAGTTCCCCGACGGCACCCGGGTCTGGCGAACCGCCGCCGGCGGTCCCGTCCGGCACGAGTCGACGCTCGGCGGTTCGCTGGGACGGGCCGGGATGGAACGCGGCATGTATTCCGCGGGCCAGCACGGCAACCTGCCGTCGGGCCCGTCCTACGAGCGGGCGCACACCCTGGGCCAGGGAACCGGCTTCGAGAGCCCGTACGGCATCTTCTACGCCCCGGAATTCGTCAACCAGCGGCTGCAGAACGAGGGCATAGAGGCGTACCTGCGGACGGTCGCCGCCGGCGCCCACCCGGGTGAGACGTTCCGGGTGTTCACCAAGGTCAGACCCCACCCGGACACGTTGCGGCTGGCCACCATCGACTACCGCCTGGTGCGGGTCGACCAGGCCGGGGCCGAGGAGGTGGCCTCGTATTCGATCGTGGTCAGCAGTTCGGCCGAACACCCGGTGGTGACGGCGGGCGCGTTGCGGTTCGCCCCGACGTCGACCGGCCGGGCGATGGCCACCCGGTTCCCGATCCCGCCGCAGCTCACCACGGACGCCCGCTTCGCCTACTGA
- a CDS encoding STAS domain-containing protein, with translation MTPLTLETSRRGDGNRVLTATGEIDLSNVADFSRALGDATADGPVIVDLRAVDYLDSGAINALFAHADQISLVINPVLGPVLTISGLTSLVDVGH, from the coding sequence ATGACACCGCTCACCCTGGAAACGTCCCGCCGCGGCGACGGCAACCGCGTGCTGACCGCGACCGGCGAGATCGACCTCAGCAACGTCGCCGACTTCAGCCGCGCCCTCGGCGACGCCACGGCCGACGGCCCGGTGATCGTCGACCTGCGAGCGGTGGACTACCTCGACAGCGGCGCGATCAACGCCCTCTTCGCCCACGCCGACCAGATCAGCCTCGTCATCAACCCGGTGCTCGGGCCGGTGCTCACCATCAGCGGCCTCACCTCGCTGGTCGACGTCGGACACTGA
- a CDS encoding NAD(P)/FAD-dependent oxidoreductase: MTRALIIGGGIAGPVTAMALQKAGIGSVVYEAEEPGADDVGAFMTIMNNGFDALHAIDADKPVLQASFPADRAFFWSGSGKKLGEAPIGGGTAGSYGPHTIKRSELYRVLHEEATRRGITIEHGERLGDVDIYAERGIAAFFEDGSRREGDLLIGADGVHSATREIIDPHAPQPRYTGTVVLCGYARHAPVEPLPGVYRMIYGKRVFFAYTTAPDGETWWFVNIPRPEVSKAELASTSLEEWQRQAIAVLRRDRSPAAAIVAASEQIRANNGYDIASAPRWHAGPMIVIGDAAHAAAPNAGHGASMAMEDAVVLAKCLRDLREPAAAFRAYEQLRRERVERLVATSAKMGGTATPGPVKRLIRDIAISRRLKSGPRNTAAWLTQHHIEWTD, encoded by the coding sequence ATGACCAGGGCGTTGATCATCGGCGGGGGCATCGCCGGGCCGGTCACGGCCATGGCCCTGCAGAAGGCGGGCATCGGCTCGGTCGTCTACGAGGCCGAGGAGCCGGGCGCGGACGACGTCGGCGCGTTCATGACGATCATGAACAACGGCTTCGACGCCCTGCACGCCATCGACGCCGACAAGCCGGTGCTGCAGGCGTCGTTCCCCGCCGACCGCGCGTTCTTCTGGAGCGGCTCGGGCAAGAAGCTCGGCGAAGCACCCATCGGCGGCGGTACGGCAGGCTCGTACGGGCCGCACACCATCAAGCGCTCCGAGCTGTACCGGGTCCTGCACGAGGAAGCCACCCGCCGCGGGATCACGATCGAGCACGGCGAACGGCTCGGCGACGTGGACATCTACGCCGAGCGCGGCATCGCGGCGTTCTTCGAGGACGGCTCCCGCCGCGAAGGCGACCTGCTGATCGGCGCCGACGGCGTCCACTCGGCCACCCGCGAAATCATCGACCCGCACGCGCCGCAGCCGCGCTACACCGGGACGGTCGTGTTGTGCGGCTACGCCCGGCACGCGCCGGTCGAGCCGCTGCCCGGGGTGTACCGGATGATCTACGGCAAGCGCGTGTTCTTCGCGTACACGACCGCGCCGGACGGCGAGACGTGGTGGTTCGTGAACATCCCGCGCCCGGAGGTGTCCAAGGCGGAGCTGGCGTCGACGTCGCTGGAGGAGTGGCAGCGGCAGGCGATCGCCGTGCTCCGGCGCGACCGGTCGCCGGCGGCGGCGATCGTGGCGGCGTCGGAGCAGATCCGCGCGAACAACGGCTACGACATCGCCTCGGCGCCGCGGTGGCACGCCGGCCCGATGATCGTCATCGGCGACGCCGCCCACGCCGCGGCGCCGAACGCCGGGCACGGGGCGTCGATGGCCATGGAGGACGCCGTTGTCCTGGCCAAGTGCCTGCGTGACCTCCGTGAGCCGGCGGCGGCGTTCCGGGCTTACGAGCAGCTGCGCCGGGAGCGGGTCGAGCGCCTGGTGGCCACCAGCGCGAAGATGGGCGGCACGGCCACGCCGGGGCCGGTCAAGCGGCTCATCCGCGACATCGCGATCTCCCGGCGGCTCAAGAGCGGCCCGCGCAACACCGCGGCGTGGCTCACCCAGCACCACATCGAGTGGACGGACTGA
- a CDS encoding Leg1-related protein (Bacterial members of this family occur in the Actinobacteria, and are related to Leg1 (liver-enriched gene 1) of zebrafish.): MSSVHPPELADLDLYAVWVSAAELTDRFDPFRFEHRMAAYRQLIEATNAGGLFGADNRDNPLWAWTFQLQWQCRTGRLGATAHADGAIDPDSPWAYGNYTLSVVPWLGAERAGVVAPLEIADAPATARFRYVRGGVVPDELAPSVEQWQRYFAMVEDTPATTDFEPLRIALWKAHKTCLDVVVTTIADIDPAPYAPLELTFLRGWCRMVDYLGAAAWRTDFGFMTEHGLDVLPEILLEQRSDMRRLPDSVRRNVANVLRLATTSPRRHALNLGLWRRIMRTRAARDEVLTLLDAVFDPRRDNAAARRRVIGHLLRP, encoded by the coding sequence GTGAGCTCCGTCCATCCCCCGGAACTGGCCGACCTGGACCTCTACGCGGTCTGGGTTTCCGCGGCGGAGCTGACGGACCGGTTCGACCCGTTCCGGTTCGAGCACCGGATGGCGGCCTACCGGCAGCTGATCGAGGCCACGAACGCGGGCGGGCTGTTCGGCGCCGACAACCGGGACAATCCCTTGTGGGCGTGGACGTTCCAGCTCCAGTGGCAGTGCCGCACCGGGCGGCTGGGCGCCACCGCGCACGCCGACGGGGCGATCGATCCGGACTCGCCGTGGGCCTACGGCAACTACACGCTGAGCGTGGTCCCGTGGCTGGGCGCGGAGCGCGCCGGCGTGGTCGCTCCGCTCGAAATCGCCGACGCGCCCGCCACGGCCCGGTTCCGGTACGTGCGGGGCGGCGTGGTGCCGGACGAGCTGGCGCCCAGTGTCGAGCAGTGGCAGCGCTACTTCGCGATGGTCGAGGACACTCCGGCCACGACCGACTTCGAGCCGCTCCGGATCGCGCTGTGGAAGGCGCACAAGACCTGTCTCGACGTCGTGGTCACGACCATCGCGGACATCGACCCGGCCCCGTACGCCCCGCTCGAACTGACGTTCCTGCGCGGCTGGTGCCGGATGGTCGACTACCTCGGGGCGGCGGCCTGGCGGACCGACTTCGGCTTCATGACCGAGCACGGTCTCGATGTGCTGCCGGAGATACTGCTAGAGCAGCGTTCCGACATGCGCAGGCTTCCGGACAGCGTCCGGCGCAACGTCGCCAACGTGCTCCGCCTGGCCACCACCTCACCCCGCCGCCACGCGCTGAACCTGGGGCTGTGGCGGCGGATCATGCGCACCAGGGCCGCGCGGGACGAGGTGCTGACCCTGCTCGACGCGGTGTTCGACCCCCGGCGGGACAACGCCGCGGCCCGCCGGCGGGTGATCGGCCACCTCCTGCGTCCGTGA
- a CDS encoding GAF and ANTAR domain-containing protein, with protein sequence MTGEQDWQLDRTAFASGSDGSRPGLGPLAEQFAQLTATLLAAPSVKDVLQRVLDAATVMVPAADVASFTLLDPDGGFHTPAETHDLATDLDVLQYRFREGPCVEAAIPGGPAVAICPDLAGERRWPRWAPAAADLGVRSVIATALLPGAPTGGSVGALNVYSRVPGGLDKADRDVLLLLATHASLALATTDAVTRAELQAAHLHKAIESRDVIGQAKGIIMARRGVSAEDAFDVLRRTSQDLNVKLADVASTLATRHTEIDLPAR encoded by the coding sequence ATGACTGGTGAGCAGGACTGGCAGCTCGACCGAACGGCGTTCGCGTCCGGCTCCGACGGGTCCCGGCCCGGCCTGGGGCCCTTGGCCGAGCAGTTCGCGCAGCTGACGGCCACGCTGCTCGCCGCTCCCTCGGTCAAAGACGTCCTGCAGCGGGTGCTGGACGCCGCGACGGTGATGGTCCCGGCCGCCGACGTCGCCAGCTTCACCCTGCTCGATCCCGACGGCGGCTTCCACACCCCGGCCGAAACGCACGACCTGGCCACCGACCTGGACGTGCTGCAGTACCGCTTCCGCGAAGGCCCCTGCGTCGAGGCGGCCATCCCCGGCGGCCCGGCCGTGGCCATCTGCCCGGATCTGGCCGGCGAACGCCGCTGGCCGCGGTGGGCGCCCGCCGCGGCGGACCTCGGTGTCCGGTCCGTGATCGCCACCGCCCTGCTGCCGGGCGCGCCGACCGGTGGTTCCGTCGGCGCCCTCAACGTGTACTCGAGGGTCCCCGGCGGGCTGGACAAGGCCGACCGGGACGTCCTGCTCCTGCTGGCCACCCACGCGTCGCTGGCGCTGGCCACCACCGACGCCGTCACCCGCGCCGAACTGCAGGCCGCGCACCTGCACAAGGCGATCGAGAGCCGCGACGTGATCGGGCAGGCCAAGGGCATCATCATGGCCCGCCGCGGCGTCTCGGCGGAGGACGCCTTCGACGTGCTGCGGCGCACCTCGCAGGACCTGAACGTCAAGCTGGCCGACGTGGCGTCGACGTTGGCGACGCGCCACACCGAAATCGACCTCCCGGCCCGCTGA
- a CDS encoding MerR family transcriptional regulator, which produces MATDELLTRALAMLGEDDVSVEAIHRLTDVGGMTEPMTIAEVADMLDISPHTLRYYERAGLVEVGRDRSGYRVYDEDAVRRLVFLTRMRLSGMPMRDLQHYIGLVDAGAGTVPERLDMLVEHRDTIRRRIRELTLSLAATEYKIATYGGSTGPEVTRTPPGPERP; this is translated from the coding sequence ATGGCCACGGACGAACTGCTGACCAGGGCGCTGGCGATGCTGGGCGAAGACGACGTGTCGGTCGAGGCGATCCACCGGCTCACCGACGTGGGCGGGATGACCGAGCCGATGACCATCGCCGAGGTCGCCGACATGCTCGACATCTCGCCGCACACCCTCCGCTACTACGAACGCGCCGGGCTCGTCGAGGTCGGCCGCGACCGCAGCGGATACCGCGTCTACGACGAAGATGCGGTGCGGCGCCTGGTGTTCCTGACCCGGATGCGGCTGTCCGGGATGCCGATGCGCGACCTGCAGCACTACATCGGGCTCGTCGACGCCGGGGCGGGCACCGTGCCCGAGCGGCTCGACATGCTCGTCGAGCACCGCGACACCATCCGGCGGCGCATCCGCGAGCTGACGCTGTCCCTCGCCGCGACCGAGTACAAGATCGCCACGTACGGCGGTTCGACCGGGCCGGAGGTGACGCGCACGCCACCCGGTCCGGAGCGGCCCTAG
- a CDS encoding SDR family NAD(P)-dependent oxidoreductase, translating into MTTQTWIITGATRGLGRALAEAALAAGDNVVTAVRRPERVFDLEAAYPDRCLVVKFDARDTTAAADLVKDTIGHFGQLDVLVNNAGRAVVGAVEEIGDAQLRELMDLHLFGPAALVRAALPAMRERGTGTIVQMSSQGGRQSFPGVSAYSASKFALEGWSEALAGEVAGFGIRVVLVEPSRFRTGFNEADVLEFAEPSETYRDVLARVRADMAGADGRQEGDPVRAADIIVSVVRGDDVPLRLPLGSEAVERLTRAYRRDLDGVERWAETARSADFADVPPSSRPI; encoded by the coding sequence ATGACGACACAGACCTGGATCATCACCGGCGCGACCCGCGGCCTCGGGCGCGCCCTGGCGGAAGCGGCGCTCGCGGCGGGCGACAACGTGGTGACCGCCGTGCGGCGGCCCGAGCGCGTGTTCGACCTGGAGGCCGCGTACCCGGACCGCTGCCTGGTCGTGAAGTTCGACGCCCGCGACACCACCGCGGCCGCGGACCTGGTTAAGGACACCATCGGCCACTTCGGGCAGCTCGACGTCCTGGTCAACAACGCCGGCCGCGCGGTGGTCGGCGCCGTCGAAGAAATCGGCGACGCGCAGCTGCGGGAGCTGATGGACCTGCACCTGTTCGGCCCGGCCGCCCTGGTCCGCGCGGCGCTGCCCGCCATGCGCGAGCGCGGGACGGGGACGATCGTGCAGATGAGCAGCCAGGGCGGACGGCAGTCCTTCCCCGGCGTGTCCGCGTATTCGGCGTCGAAGTTCGCCCTCGAAGGCTGGTCGGAGGCACTGGCGGGCGAGGTCGCCGGGTTCGGGATCCGGGTCGTGCTCGTCGAACCGAGCCGGTTCCGCACCGGGTTCAACGAGGCCGACGTGCTGGAGTTCGCCGAGCCGTCCGAGACCTACCGCGACGTGCTCGCGCGAGTGCGCGCGGACATGGCCGGCGCCGACGGCCGCCAGGAAGGCGACCCGGTCCGGGCCGCGGACATCATCGTGTCCGTCGTGCGCGGCGACGACGTGCCGCTGCGGCTGCCGCTGGGCAGCGAGGCCGTCGAGCGGCTCACCCGGGCCTACCGGCGCGACCTCGACGGCGTCGAGCGGTGGGCCGAAACCGCCCGCAGCGCCGATTTCGCCGACGTCCCGCCCTCGTCGCGGCCGATCTAG